Proteins encoded in a region of the bacterium genome:
- a CDS encoding FAD-dependent oxidoreductase: MEISASTWSGRTAPTVCPEAFDLVVCGGGLAGVCAALAASRLKLRTALIQDRPVLGGNSSSEIRVPLAGATNGNPWARESGIIEELLLTERYNNFTSRRESMINDVWDLVLYDACRRECSLTLFLNTSIRGVNKAGGKVISVLASQLASERELEIKGELFVDATGDGAVAYLAGAAWRMGREAKDEFDEVWAPEMADQGIMGSTLLFAVRDVGEPVPFHPPPWAESYAADSPILKTRFHQRLPGYWWIEVGFPFHPIADNEKIRDELLRHVLGVWDHLKNKEDHGFSRYALDWIGKIPGKRESRRIMGDYLLTGNDLMQGRLFPDGVAHGGWYFDLHTPGGILAEEEVPEPTYGDASLMDERQVPVYSIPLRCLYAKDIDNLFLAGRDISVTHIALGSTRLMATCAAMGQAVGTCAWLCKTCKILPREVFPHKIALLKQQLLKDDHYVPAARNEDRQDLARTARATATSSSPLLFPEPTTPRRLDVPLGMLFPVSGDRVDSVAF; the protein is encoded by the coding sequence ATGGAAATTAGTGCATCCACTTGGTCCGGCCGCACCGCGCCAACAGTCTGCCCTGAGGCTTTTGACCTCGTCGTATGCGGGGGCGGATTGGCTGGCGTTTGCGCCGCTCTCGCCGCCAGCCGGCTCAAACTAAGAACGGCGTTGATTCAGGATCGGCCGGTGCTCGGCGGAAACAGCAGCAGCGAAATCCGCGTGCCGCTGGCGGGCGCAACCAACGGCAATCCCTGGGCCCGAGAGAGTGGCATCATCGAAGAGCTTCTGCTCACTGAACGCTACAACAATTTTACCAGCCGCCGCGAAAGCATGATCAACGACGTCTGGGACTTGGTGCTTTATGACGCTTGCCGCAGGGAGTGCTCCCTTACGCTTTTTCTCAACACCAGCATTCGGGGTGTCAACAAAGCTGGCGGCAAAGTGATTTCGGTTCTGGCCAGCCAGTTGGCCAGCGAGCGCGAACTGGAGATTAAAGGAGAGCTGTTCGTCGATGCCACCGGTGACGGCGCCGTCGCCTATCTTGCCGGCGCGGCCTGGCGCATGGGACGGGAGGCCAAGGATGAATTCGATGAAGTCTGGGCGCCGGAGATGGCAGACCAGGGCATTATGGGCAGCACGCTCCTGTTCGCCGTAAGAGACGTGGGCGAACCGGTGCCGTTTCATCCACCGCCCTGGGCGGAGAGCTATGCGGCGGATAGCCCCATTTTAAAAACACGCTTCCATCAGCGATTGCCCGGCTATTGGTGGATCGAGGTCGGCTTTCCGTTTCATCCTATCGCGGATAATGAAAAAATCCGTGATGAACTGCTGCGCCATGTTCTTGGTGTGTGGGATCATCTGAAGAACAAGGAGGACCATGGATTCTCACGCTATGCGCTGGATTGGATAGGAAAAATCCCCGGTAAGCGGGAGAGCAGACGGATTATGGGCGATTACCTGCTCACCGGTAACGATCTGATGCAGGGACGCCTGTTCCCCGACGGTGTGGCGCACGGAGGCTGGTATTTTGATCTACACACGCCGGGCGGCATCTTGGCTGAAGAAGAGGTCCCGGAACCGACCTATGGTGATGCCTCACTCATGGATGAGCGCCAGGTGCCGGTTTACTCCATTCCTCTGCGTTGCCTCTATGCCAAGGATATCGATAATCTGTTTCTCGCCGGACGGGATATTTCGGTAACGCACATCGCCCTGGGCAGCACCCGTTTAATGGCGACCTGTGCAGCCATGGGCCAAGCAGTCGGCACCTGTGCCTGGCTTTGTAAAACATGCAAAATTTTACCCAGAGAGGTGTTTCCGCATAAAATAGCCCTGCTGAAACAGCAATTGCTCAAGGACGATCACTATGTGCCGGCAGCCAGGAACGAGGACCGACAGGATCTGGCGCGGACCGCCAGGGCAACCGCTACCAGCTCTTCACCTCTGCTGTTCCCTGAACCGACGACACCACGCCGACTGGATGTTCCGCTGGGCATGCTGTTTCCGGTTTCCGGCGACAGGGTGGATAGCGTAGCTTTT